The following proteins are encoded in a genomic region of Streptomyces sp. SLBN-31:
- a CDS encoding cell division protein SepF — translation MNRYDVTDEQWEGLAQVVPLRGRDAWPSAVDHRSHPEAVTEPRRRFVVLRVNVFGDAREVAETLMAGIPVLLDLSGAETEVAKRVLDFSTGVVFGLASGMHRVDRNVFLLAPAGTEVTGLMESAGVSGG, via the coding sequence GTGAACAGGTACGACGTCACCGATGAGCAGTGGGAGGGGCTCGCCCAGGTCGTGCCGTTGCGGGGCCGGGACGCCTGGCCGTCCGCGGTGGACCATCGCTCGCACCCGGAAGCGGTCACCGAACCGCGCCGCCGCTTCGTCGTCCTGCGGGTCAACGTCTTCGGCGACGCGCGCGAGGTCGCCGAGACCCTGATGGCCGGGATCCCGGTCCTTCTCGACCTCAGCGGCGCGGAGACGGAGGTCGCCAAGCGCGTCCTCGACTTCAGCACCGGAGTCGTCTTCGGCCTGGCGAGCGGTATGCACCGCGTCGACCGCAACGTGTTCCTCCTCGCCCCGGCCGGCACGGAGGTGACGGGCCTGATGGAGAGCGCGGGAGTCTCCGGCGGCTGA
- a CDS encoding ATP-binding protein — MSVSSLSPEPGSPPPSLSDRPAVARPCLTELRLSAFAGHRGARFAIGPVTLFAGPSGCGKTTALRAYEALSRLGGGAPVAEVFPDPGACVPDRARPDAQRRRGFRIGCTADGPEGPVRLDVAVQAEPELRIVGERLTSGGLVLLESALRDPARRVVQAAWHTAGATAVTRAPLPDDRLGTALLPLRVAGKTDGQRQVLAAAEQMVVALRSVFACDPRPGRMRLPVPTASGRLLPGCDNLADVLWRTRAECGRRHAQLVAAVRAGCAGAVTDVLAEPLGDGTVRGLLDRGDGFRTAFERLGDGELRYVALALVLLTGPGVLEVDAAGEVPAAMQTLTVLADAFDRSLDPCQRRELLRLAARMGQRGHIRVVAGIGDASWTAGADGVTVVHLEP; from the coding sequence ATGAGCGTGTCATCTCTGTCACCGGAGCCGGGCAGCCCTCCGCCGTCGCTGTCCGACCGGCCCGCGGTGGCCCGCCCCTGCCTCACCGAGTTGCGGCTGTCCGCCTTCGCCGGTCACCGTGGCGCGCGGTTCGCGATCGGGCCCGTCACCCTCTTCGCCGGGCCCAGCGGCTGCGGAAAGACCACCGCGTTACGGGCGTACGAGGCGCTCTCCCGGCTCGGCGGAGGCGCCCCGGTCGCCGAGGTGTTCCCCGACCCGGGCGCCTGCGTGCCCGACCGGGCCCGGCCCGACGCCCAGCGCCGCCGCGGCTTCCGCATCGGCTGCACGGCCGACGGCCCCGAGGGACCGGTCCGCCTCGACGTCGCCGTACAGGCCGAGCCCGAACTGCGGATCGTGGGGGAGCGCCTGACCTCCGGCGGCCTGGTCCTGCTGGAGAGCGCCCTGCGCGACCCCGCCCGCCGTGTCGTCCAGGCCGCCTGGCACACGGCCGGCGCGACCGCGGTGACCCGCGCCCCGCTGCCCGACGACCGGCTCGGCACGGCGCTGCTGCCGCTGCGCGTGGCCGGCAAGACCGACGGACAGCGCCAGGTGCTCGCCGCCGCCGAACAGATGGTCGTCGCCCTGCGCTCGGTCTTCGCCTGCGACCCCCGCCCCGGCCGCATGCGCCTCCCGGTGCCGACGGCCTCCGGCCGGCTCCTGCCCGGCTGCGACAACCTCGCGGACGTCCTGTGGCGCACCCGCGCCGAGTGCGGGCGGCGGCACGCGCAGCTCGTCGCCGCGGTGCGCGCCGGATGCGCCGGGGCGGTGACCGACGTACTCGCCGAACCGCTCGGCGACGGCACGGTCCGCGGCCTGCTCGACCGGGGCGACGGCTTCCGGACGGCCTTCGAGCGGCTGGGCGACGGCGAACTGCGCTACGTCGCCCTCGCCCTGGTCCTGCTGACCGGGCCGGGTGTGCTGGAGGTGGACGCGGCCGGCGAGGTACCCGCCGCCATGCAGACGCTCACCGTCCTCGCCGACGCCTTCGACCGCTCACTTGACCCGTGCCAGCGCCGTGAACTGCTGCGGCTGGCCGCGCGCATGGGACAACGGGGTCACATCCGCGTGGTCGCCGGGATCGGCGACGCGTCGTGGACCGCCGGGGCCGACGGGGTCACGGTGGTACACCTGGAGCCGTGA
- a CDS encoding YceI family protein — translation MTVAVETGVWQLDAAASTVALRHKTMWGLVTVKGAFGVVGGRGEVSADGSASGTITLDAASLDTQHKKRDEHLRSADFFDVANHPEITFAVRDAQLRSGDTVEVSGQLTVRGISRPQSVTARLVDAGVGALTLETEFTVDRAEFGLGWNQMGMMRGPATVTATLRFVRSAA, via the coding sequence ATGACCGTCGCCGTCGAAACCGGTGTCTGGCAGCTCGACGCCGCCGCCTCCACCGTCGCCCTGCGCCACAAGACGATGTGGGGCCTGGTCACCGTGAAAGGCGCCTTCGGTGTCGTCGGCGGCCGGGGCGAGGTGAGCGCCGACGGGTCCGCCAGCGGAACGATCACGCTCGACGCCGCCTCCCTCGACACGCAGCACAAGAAGCGCGACGAACACCTGCGCTCGGCCGACTTCTTCGACGTGGCGAATCACCCCGAGATCACCTTCGCCGTCCGCGACGCCCAGCTGCGCTCCGGCGACACCGTCGAGGTGTCCGGTCAGCTGACCGTGCGCGGCATCAGCCGCCCGCAGTCCGTCACCGCCCGCCTGGTGGACGCCGGCGTCGGCGCGCTGACCCTGGAGACGGAGTTCACCGTGGACCGCGCCGAGTTCGGCCTCGGCTGGAACCAGATGGGCATGATGCGTGGCCCGGCGACCGTCACCGCCACGCTCCGCTTTGTGCGCTCGGCCGCCTGA
- a CDS encoding sigma-70 family RNA polymerase sigma factor, translating into MITPALTAARPKSDGARGESTALDEAATAWALAARAGDPDAVEHFVRALHRDVLRYVAHLCADPQAVDDLAQETFLRALGSLHRFEGRCSARAWLLSIARRAVIDGYRRASARPRLADRPDWQLAAEHAQPRGLPGFDDGVVLLDLLAALPDERRQAFVLTQLLGLPYAEAAALSGCPEGTVRSRVARARATLAGELEHA; encoded by the coding sequence ATGATCACCCCTGCCCTGACCGCGGCACGCCCGAAATCGGACGGCGCACGTGGCGAGTCGACCGCGCTCGACGAGGCGGCGACCGCCTGGGCGCTGGCCGCGCGAGCCGGTGACCCGGACGCCGTGGAGCACTTCGTACGCGCGCTGCACCGCGACGTCCTGCGCTACGTCGCCCACCTGTGCGCCGACCCGCAGGCCGTCGACGACCTGGCCCAGGAGACCTTCCTGCGCGCCCTCGGCAGCCTGCACCGTTTCGAGGGCCGCTGTTCGGCCCGCGCCTGGCTGCTGTCCATCGCCCGCCGCGCGGTGATCGACGGCTACCGCCGCGCATCGGCCAGGCCCCGCCTGGCGGACCGCCCGGACTGGCAGCTGGCGGCCGAACACGCCCAGCCCAGGGGTCTACCGGGGTTCGACGACGGCGTCGTCCTCCTGGACCTGCTCGCCGCCCTGCCGGACGAGCGCCGCCAGGCCTTCGTCCTCACCCAGCTGCTGGGCCTGCCGTACGCGGAGGCGGCGGCGCTGAGCGGCTGCCCGGAGGGCACGGTCCGCTCCCGGGTGGCAAGAGCACGGGCCACTCTGGCGGGGGAGTTGGAGCACGCCTAG
- a CDS encoding DUF6099 family protein — MDAVRLIVTSRRALAMGGGAPEILTEVWQAQALAQAVGSRLAVAGPPELRGEALGLTELAGRGCGVLDTPRLAQGDLRAAQLTELGDTRQALLCLGGLLGEVGIALVGLACAADDEATYWQCMEAIDAADESRDRVRDMLRKLAEGEQRLPEREAG, encoded by the coding sequence ATGGACGCTGTTCGGCTCATCGTGACCAGCAGGCGCGCCCTGGCGATGGGCGGTGGTGCACCGGAGATCCTGACGGAGGTGTGGCAGGCGCAGGCCCTGGCCCAGGCGGTAGGCAGCCGCCTCGCGGTCGCCGGCCCGCCCGAACTGCGGGGCGAGGCACTGGGGTTGACCGAGCTGGCGGGCCGGGGCTGCGGCGTCCTGGACACCCCGCGGCTCGCCCAGGGCGACCTGCGCGCGGCCCAGCTGACCGAACTGGGCGACACCCGCCAGGCCCTGCTCTGCCTCGGCGGCCTCCTCGGCGAGGTCGGGATCGCCCTGGTGGGCCTCGCCTGCGCCGCGGACGACGAGGCCACCTACTGGCAGTGCATGGAGGCCATCGACGCGGCCGACGAGTCCCGGGACCGGGTGCGGGACATGCTCCGCAAACTGGCGGAGGGGGAGCAGCGGCTGCCCGAGAGGGAGGCGGGCTAG
- a CDS encoding nucleotide pyrophosphohydrolase yields MNDPSREPLDVARLQRRLADFAAARNWQPYHTPKNLVAALSVEASELVEIFQWLTPEESARVMDDPGTAHRVTDEVADVLAYLLQLCNVLDIDPLAALDAKIDRNELRFPAP; encoded by the coding sequence GTGAACGATCCCTCGCGCGAACCCCTCGACGTGGCGAGACTGCAGCGCAGGCTCGCCGACTTCGCGGCCGCCCGCAACTGGCAGCCGTACCACACCCCCAAGAACCTGGTGGCCGCGCTCAGCGTGGAGGCCTCCGAACTCGTCGAGATCTTCCAGTGGCTGACGCCGGAGGAGTCGGCCCGGGTGATGGACGACCCGGGCACCGCACACCGGGTGACCGACGAAGTCGCCGACGTCCTCGCCTACTTGCTCCAGCTCTGCAACGTCCTGGACATCGACCCTCTCGCGGCACTCGACGCCAAGATCGACCGCAACGAGCTGCGGTTCCCGGCGCCGTAA
- a CDS encoding 3' terminal RNA ribose 2'-O-methyltransferase Hen1 — MFLTITTTGTPERPATDLGFLLHKHPDKAQAFSTSYGTAHVLYPEADDQRCTAALLLEVDAVALVRRGKGKGRGGAPDAALAQYVNDRPYAASSLLAVALSGVFSSAMKGVCRARPELPGQARPLRVEVPAVPARGGPGLVQRLFEPLGWTVTAEAVALDTEFPEWGDSRYVRLLLESETLTLAEALRHLYVLLPVLDDAKHYWVSPDEVDKLLRAGEGWLPGHPEQKLITSRYLSRRWSLTREAMERLELVRLAEADDSEVEDIDNAVEEETGAEEKPTPLAVQRRDAIIEALGASGAARVLDLGCGQGQLVQALLKDARFTEIVGVDVSMRALTIASRRLKLDRMGERQAARVTLLQGSLAYTDKRLKGYDAAVLSEVIEHLDLPRLPALEYAVFGAARPRTVLVTTPNVEYNVRWESLPAGHVRHGDHRFEWTREEFRTWAHTVAERHGYDVEFVPVGPDDPEVGPPTQMAVFRMLTTHEKEAKAA; from the coding sequence ATGTTCCTCACCATCACCACCACCGGCACGCCCGAACGCCCGGCCACCGACCTCGGCTTCCTGCTGCACAAGCACCCCGACAAGGCGCAGGCGTTCTCCACCTCCTACGGGACGGCGCACGTCCTCTACCCGGAGGCGGACGATCAGCGCTGCACCGCGGCGCTGCTGCTGGAGGTCGACGCGGTGGCGCTGGTGCGGCGGGGCAAGGGCAAGGGACGCGGCGGGGCGCCCGACGCGGCGCTCGCGCAGTACGTCAACGACCGCCCGTACGCCGCCTCCTCGCTGCTCGCGGTGGCGCTGAGCGGCGTGTTCTCCAGCGCGATGAAGGGCGTGTGCCGGGCCCGGCCCGAACTGCCCGGCCAGGCACGCCCGTTGCGCGTCGAGGTGCCCGCGGTCCCCGCGCGCGGCGGCCCAGGACTCGTGCAGCGCCTGTTCGAGCCGCTCGGCTGGACGGTCACGGCCGAGGCGGTCGCCCTGGACACCGAGTTCCCCGAGTGGGGTGACTCGCGCTATGTGCGTCTGCTGCTGGAGTCCGAGACGCTGACCCTCGCCGAGGCCCTGCGCCACCTGTACGTACTGCTCCCCGTCCTCGACGACGCCAAGCACTACTGGGTGTCGCCCGACGAGGTCGACAAGCTGCTGCGGGCCGGCGAGGGCTGGCTGCCCGGCCACCCCGAACAGAAGCTGATCACCAGCCGTTACCTCTCGCGCCGCTGGTCGCTGACCCGGGAGGCGATGGAGCGGCTGGAACTGGTGCGGCTGGCGGAGGCCGACGACAGCGAGGTCGAGGACATCGACAACGCCGTCGAGGAGGAGACCGGGGCGGAGGAGAAGCCGACCCCGCTCGCCGTGCAGCGAAGGGACGCGATCATCGAGGCCCTGGGCGCCTCCGGGGCGGCCCGGGTGCTCGACCTCGGCTGCGGCCAGGGGCAGTTGGTGCAGGCCCTGCTCAAGGACGCGCGGTTCACCGAGATCGTCGGCGTCGACGTGTCGATGCGGGCGCTGACCATCGCCTCGCGCAGGCTGAAGCTGGACCGCATGGGCGAGCGGCAGGCCGCGCGGGTCACCCTCCTGCAGGGCTCGCTCGCGTACACCGACAAGCGGCTCAAGGGGTACGACGCCGCCGTGCTCAGCGAGGTGATCGAGCACCTCGACCTGCCCCGGCTCCCGGCGCTGGAGTACGCGGTGTTCGGCGCGGCCCGCCCGCGCACGGTCCTCGTCACCACCCCGAACGTCGAGTACAACGTCCGCTGGGAGTCCCTCCCGGCCGGCCACGTCCGGCACGGCGACCACCGCTTCGAGTGGACGCGGGAGGAGTTCCGGACCTGGGCGCACACGGTGGCCGAGCGGCACGGCTACGACGTGGAGTTCGTCCCCGTGGGGCCGGACGACCCCGAGGTCGGTCCGCCCACCCAGATGGCCGTGTTCCGGATGCTCACCACCCACGAGAAGGAGGCGAAGGCGGCATGA
- a CDS encoding LLM class F420-dependent oxidoreductase, producing MDLRIFTEPQQGATYDTLLTVAKATEDLGFDAFFRSDHYLKMGDVDGLPGPTDAWITLAGLARETKRIRLGTLMTAATFRLPGVLAIQVAQVDQMSGGRVELGIGAGWFEQEHTAYGIPFPKEKFSRLEEQLAVVTGLWQTKPGATFDFHGAHYDLTDSPALPKPAQEKIPVLIGGHGPTRTPRLAARYADEFNMPFGSIEDCERQFARVRTAAEEAGRKGDDLVYSNALVVCVGKDDQEVARRAAAIGREVDELKANGLAGTPSEVVEKIGRYAAVGASRLYLQVLDLDDMDHLELISAQVQSQLS from the coding sequence ATGGACCTGCGCATCTTCACCGAGCCCCAGCAAGGGGCCACCTACGACACCCTGCTCACCGTGGCGAAGGCCACCGAGGACCTCGGATTCGACGCGTTCTTCCGCTCCGACCACTACCTGAAGATGGGCGACGTCGACGGCCTGCCCGGCCCCACCGACGCCTGGATCACCCTCGCCGGACTCGCCCGCGAGACCAAGCGCATCCGTCTGGGCACCCTGATGACCGCCGCCACCTTCCGCCTCCCCGGCGTCCTCGCCATCCAGGTCGCGCAGGTCGACCAGATGTCCGGCGGCCGCGTGGAACTCGGCATCGGCGCGGGCTGGTTCGAGCAGGAGCACACGGCGTACGGCATTCCGTTCCCCAAGGAGAAGTTCTCCCGCCTGGAGGAGCAGCTGGCCGTCGTCACCGGCCTGTGGCAGACGAAGCCCGGCGCCACCTTCGACTTCCACGGCGCCCACTACGACCTCACCGACTCGCCCGCCCTGCCCAAGCCCGCCCAGGAGAAGATCCCCGTCCTGATCGGCGGCCACGGCCCCACCCGCACCCCGCGCCTCGCCGCCCGATACGCCGACGAGTTCAACATGCCGTTCGGCTCGATCGAGGACTGCGAGCGCCAGTTCGCCCGCGTCCGCACCGCCGCCGAGGAAGCCGGCCGCAAGGGCGACGACCTCGTCTACTCCAATGCCCTCGTCGTCTGCGTCGGCAAGGACGACCAGGAGGTCGCCCGCCGGGCCGCCGCCATCGGCCGCGAGGTCGACGAGCTCAAGGCCAACGGCCTGGCCGGCACCCCGTCCGAGGTCGTCGAGAAGATCGGCCGCTACGCCGCCGTCGGCGCGAGCCGTCTGTACCTCCAGGTCCTCGACCTGGACGACATGGACCACCTGGAGCTGATCTCCGCCCAGGTCCAGTCGCAGCTGTCGTGA
- a CDS encoding MarR family winged helix-turn-helix transcriptional regulator, which translates to MADPDEHLTDLPECPSMRDGGLLPKELRAWMVMLAAMGAVEQELRSVVKDRLDVSHDEFLILCLLAEQPASGLRMTRVAELLGRPKTRLTYQIACLQHAGLVTRKSVCGDKRGIEVALTDKARRLLREASGTLAETVTRALTHVMGPGQREAMRGLMPELAGEAEEA; encoded by the coding sequence ATGGCCGATCCCGACGAGCACCTCACCGACCTGCCTGAATGCCCCTCCATGCGGGATGGCGGACTACTGCCCAAGGAACTGCGGGCCTGGATGGTGATGCTCGCGGCCATGGGCGCGGTGGAGCAGGAACTGCGGTCGGTCGTCAAGGACCGGCTGGACGTCTCCCACGACGAGTTCCTGATCCTGTGCCTGCTCGCCGAACAGCCGGCCTCGGGCCTGCGCATGACGCGCGTCGCGGAACTCCTCGGCCGCCCCAAGACCCGGCTCACCTACCAGATCGCCTGCCTCCAGCACGCCGGGCTCGTCACCCGCAAGTCGGTGTGCGGCGACAAGCGGGGCATCGAGGTCGCCCTCACCGACAAGGCCCGCCGGCTGCTGCGGGAGGCCTCCGGCACGCTCGCCGAGACGGTCACCCGGGCCCTGACCCATGTGATGGGCCCCGGTCAGCGCGAGGCCATGCGCGGACTGATGCCGGAACTCGCCGGGGAGGCCGAGGAGGCATAG
- a CDS encoding FAD-binding and (Fe-S)-binding domain-containing protein: MGALDLPEPVVRRKGAAPPVDSSRLEAALRDRVDGEVRFDAGSRAAYATDASNFRQTPIGVVVPRTPEAAAEAVAVAREHDAPVLSRGGGTSLAGQCTNTAVVIDWSKYCNKLESVDPDARTCVVQPGIVLDDLNRQLAPHRLRFGPEPATHANCCLGGMIGNNSCGATAQAHGKVVDNIARLEVLLYDGARFWCGETSDEEYAEIERQGDLRAAVYRRLRALRDRYGDEVRRRYPDIPRRVSGYNLDSLLPEYGFDVAGLLVGSESTLVTVLRAELELVPVVKERTLVVLGFPEISVAADAVPTILPYEPIALEGVDALLLKDERIKGLNPKARAELPKGNAFLMVQFGGDTSEEADEAAHRMLEGLHESEHDADVAFLDDPTHEDELWQVREAGLGATAHIPGKPDTFEGWEDSAVPPDRLGDYLRRLRRLYDEFGYLSDTGPSLYGHFGQGCVHTRIPFDLYSADGVATYRRFMERAADLVVEFGGSFSGEHGDGQSRGELLGRMFGDDIVEAFGRLKAVFDPLDRMNPGKVVAPYRLDENLRLGGDWAPYVERDLHFRFPDDGGTFAEAANRCVGVGKCRQLTNSGGSVMCPSYQVTREEEHSTRGRARLLFEMLDGHGDSAIRDGWRSEAVRDALDLCLACKGCKKDCPADVDMATYKAEFLSHHYEGRPWRRPRSDWSMGWLPVVAQAVGRTRLGPAVNALTHTPGLSRAAVAFAGVENREVPLFARRTLQQWFAGRRETYGDGTRGSVLLWPDTFTNFFHPHIGQAAVELMERAGWRVVLPQEPLCCGLTWISTGQLGVAERVLKRTVRALARHVRAGGLVVGMEPSCTTVFRSDMGELFPGDRDVRRLSDQTVTLAELLVDHSPGYEPPQVPDRSARAVAQVHCHQHAVLGWDSDQELLRRAGVDVERLESGCCGLAGNFGFERGHLEVSEACAERVLLPRLREEDASTVVLADGFSCRTQVHEFDSGGREAVHVAELLASALPDGQHGSAYGVGPQTRPAPPGRLGKALALGGVGAGAAGAAAGLIRGLRR; encoded by the coding sequence ATGGGCGCGCTGGACCTGCCCGAACCCGTCGTGCGTCGCAAGGGCGCGGCGCCTCCCGTCGACTCCTCCAGGCTGGAGGCCGCGCTGCGCGACCGGGTCGACGGCGAGGTGCGCTTCGACGCCGGGAGCCGGGCCGCCTACGCCACCGATGCCTCGAACTTCCGGCAGACCCCGATCGGCGTGGTCGTGCCCCGTACGCCCGAGGCCGCCGCCGAGGCGGTGGCCGTGGCGCGCGAGCACGACGCGCCGGTGCTGTCGCGGGGCGGCGGGACCAGTCTGGCCGGGCAGTGCACCAACACGGCCGTGGTGATCGACTGGTCCAAGTACTGCAACAAGCTGGAGTCCGTGGACCCGGACGCCCGCACCTGTGTCGTCCAGCCCGGCATCGTCCTGGACGACCTCAACCGTCAACTCGCCCCGCACCGGCTGCGGTTCGGCCCCGAGCCGGCAACCCACGCCAACTGCTGCCTTGGCGGCATGATCGGCAACAACTCCTGCGGCGCCACCGCGCAGGCGCACGGCAAGGTCGTCGACAACATCGCCCGCCTGGAGGTGCTGCTCTACGACGGCGCCCGCTTCTGGTGCGGGGAGACCAGCGACGAGGAGTACGCCGAGATCGAGCGGCAGGGCGATCTGCGGGCCGCCGTCTACCGGCGGTTGCGGGCCCTGCGGGACCGGTACGGCGACGAGGTGCGCCGCCGCTACCCGGACATCCCGCGCCGGGTCTCCGGCTACAACCTGGACTCGCTGCTTCCCGAGTACGGCTTCGATGTGGCCGGCCTCCTCGTCGGCAGCGAGTCGACGTTGGTCACCGTCCTGCGGGCGGAGCTGGAACTGGTGCCGGTGGTGAAGGAACGGACCCTGGTGGTCCTCGGGTTCCCGGAGATCTCCGTGGCCGCCGACGCCGTACCGACGATCCTGCCGTACGAGCCGATTGCGCTGGAGGGCGTCGATGCGCTGCTGCTGAAGGACGAGCGGATCAAGGGCCTCAACCCGAAGGCGCGCGCCGAACTGCCCAAGGGGAACGCCTTCTTGATGGTGCAGTTCGGCGGGGACACATCGGAGGAGGCCGACGAGGCGGCGCACCGGATGCTGGAGGGACTGCACGAGTCCGAGCACGACGCCGACGTCGCATTCCTCGACGACCCCACCCACGAGGACGAGTTGTGGCAGGTCCGGGAGGCCGGACTCGGCGCCACCGCGCACATCCCCGGCAAGCCGGACACCTTCGAGGGCTGGGAGGACTCGGCGGTGCCGCCGGACCGGCTCGGCGACTACCTGCGCCGACTGCGGCGCCTGTACGACGAGTTCGGCTACCTCAGTGACACCGGGCCCAGCCTCTACGGCCACTTCGGGCAGGGCTGCGTGCACACCCGTATCCCCTTCGACCTGTACAGCGCCGACGGCGTGGCCACCTACCGGCGGTTCATGGAGCGGGCGGCGGACCTGGTCGTGGAGTTCGGCGGGTCCTTCTCCGGGGAGCACGGCGACGGACAGAGCCGGGGCGAGCTGCTGGGGCGGATGTTCGGGGACGATATCGTCGAGGCGTTCGGGCGGCTCAAGGCCGTCTTCGACCCGCTCGACCGGATGAACCCCGGCAAGGTGGTGGCCCCCTACCGGCTCGACGAGAACCTCCGCCTCGGCGGCGACTGGGCGCCGTACGTCGAGCGCGACCTGCACTTCCGCTTCCCCGACGACGGCGGGACGTTCGCGGAGGCCGCCAACCGGTGCGTGGGCGTGGGCAAGTGCCGGCAGCTCACCAACTCGGGCGGCTCGGTGATGTGCCCCTCGTACCAGGTCACCCGGGAGGAGGAGCACTCGACGCGGGGCCGGGCCCGGCTGCTGTTCGAGATGCTCGACGGGCACGGGGACAGCGCGATCCGGGACGGCTGGCGGTCGGAGGCGGTACGGGACGCGCTCGACCTCTGCCTGGCCTGCAAGGGCTGCAAGAAGGACTGTCCGGCCGACGTCGACATGGCCACCTACAAGGCGGAGTTCCTCTCCCACCACTACGAGGGGCGGCCCTGGCGCAGGCCGCGCTCCGACTGGTCGATGGGCTGGCTGCCGGTCGTGGCCCAGGCCGTCGGCCGCACCCGGCTCGGACCGGCCGTCAACGCGCTCACCCACACGCCGGGGCTGTCGAGGGCCGCCGTCGCCTTCGCCGGGGTCGAGAACCGGGAGGTGCCGCTGTTCGCACGCCGGACCCTGCAGCAGTGGTTCGCGGGACGGCGGGAGACCTACGGCGACGGGACGCGCGGGAGCGTACTGCTGTGGCCGGACACCTTCACCAATTTCTTCCACCCGCACATCGGGCAGGCCGCCGTGGAGCTGATGGAGCGGGCCGGATGGCGGGTGGTGCTGCCTCAGGAACCGCTGTGCTGTGGCCTGACCTGGATCTCGACCGGTCAACTGGGCGTCGCCGAGCGGGTGTTGAAGCGGACCGTGCGGGCGCTCGCGAGGCATGTGCGGGCCGGCGGACTCGTGGTCGGGATGGAACCGAGCTGCACCACCGTCTTCCGGTCCGACATGGGAGAGCTGTTCCCCGGCGACCGGGACGTGCGCAGGCTGAGCGACCAGACGGTGACGCTCGCGGAACTGCTCGTCGACCACAGCCCCGGCTACGAGCCGCCCCAGGTGCCGGACCGGTCGGCGCGCGCGGTGGCCCAGGTGCACTGCCATCAGCACGCGGTGCTCGGCTGGGACTCCGACCAGGAGCTGCTGCGGCGGGCCGGCGTGGACGTCGAGCGCCTGGAGTCCGGGTGCTGCGGGCTGGCGGGCAACTTCGGCTTCGAACGAGGGCACTTGGAGGTCAGCGAGGCGTGTGCCGAGCGGGTGCTGCTGCCGCGGTTGCGGGAGGAGGACGCGTCCACCGTGGTACTCGCGGACGGGTTCAGTTGCCGCACCCAGGTGCACGAGTTCGACAGCGGCGGCCGCGAGGCGGTGCACGTGGCCGAACTGCTCGCCTCGGCGCTGCCCGACGGGCAGCACGGCAGCGCGTACGGCGTCGGCCCGCAGACGCGCCCCGCCCCGCCGGGACGCCTGGGCAAGGCCCTGGCGCTCGGCGGAGTCGGGGCGGGCGCCGCGGGCGCCGCCGCGGGGTTGATACGAGGCCTGCGCCGGTGA